In the genome of Neisseria lactamica, the window TCGAGTTCGTAACCGCGCACGGAAGACGCGCCGCCGCTGCGGAACATCAGCCCCGAAGGAACGTCGGCATTGTCGCGGGCAACGGTGTAACCCGCTTGTCCGCGTATGATGAACGTGCCGAGTTTTTTGTTTTCGGGCGTGAAGAAATAACCTGCGCGGGCAGAGGTGCGGATCAGCGCGGTGGAGGACAGGAATGCGCCCAAAGTCGTCCCGATTTTGCCGTCGAGGTAATGGCCGTTTTCAGGATGCAGCATGTTGTTGAGCAGCTGGCGTTTCCAAGAGGCGGTCAGCATCGTGGCGTGGCTGTTGCCCAAATCGACAGCCGAGCCGGGGATTTTCCGGCCTTCTGCGAGAAATTCCGCCCCCAGCCTGGCATCAATGCCCGCGCGGTCGCGCACATACCAGACGCCGCCGGAGAAGGCGCGTTTTTCGAGGTTTTGGGTGGTCGAACGGTTGTAGGAAACGTTGCTTGTCCAGTAGTTGCCCCGGTAGTTGCGCGGCTGGCTGATGCCGGCGGCAAGCGTGGTTTCATATTTGTCCATATCCCAGACGACCGAACCGATATAGCCTTTGTTGAAGAGGTTGTAATAGTCGTAGGCGATTTTGCCGCCCAAACCGTATTCCGAATCGAGGCGGATGCCGGTTTCGAGTTTGTGGCGTTTGACCTCGGTTACGCTGACTTTGACGGGGACGCGGTCGCCTTGGAGGCGGTCGAAGTCGGCTTGTACGGACGCGCCGGAATAATGCCCGTTTTGTTCGAGCGCCTGTTGGAAGTCGAGCAGCAGGTCGAGGTCGTAGGGCGTGCCCGGTTGGAAGCGCGCCAGGCCGGAGACGATTTGTTCGGGGTAACGCTGTGTGCCGGTAATTTCAAAGTCGCCGAAGGCGATGGGGCGGCCGCTGTCCACGACGACGTTCAAATCGGCGGTGGCGGTATCGGGGTTGACGGCCGCCCGGGTGTTGCCGAGCTTGGCAAGCGGGTAGGCTTTGCGCGTTACCGCGCCGAGGACGGAAGTTTTGCTGTTTTCCCAACTGTCCTGATCGAAATCGCTGCCTACCGGCTGCTGCCAGTTTTCCAGCGCGTTGCGGTAGTATTCGGCGAGGTTGCCGTCTGAAAGGATGTCGCCGAGGATGGCGACGCCGACGTTGGCGATTTTGGTGCGCGGACCCGGTGTGATGTGTACCGTATAAGCTCCGTCTTTTTCCGTCAGGCTGACTTTGCTGCTGAAATAACCTTTGCTGCGGAGCATCGTTTTAACGTTGTCCGGTGCTTCTTCGGCAAGGAAGCCTGTTTGTTCTTTGTCCAATACTTCTTCCTGCTGCTGCGTGATGAGCGGCAGGTGTTCTTCGACCATATCTTTGATTTCACTGTCCTGCGTGTCGATGCGGACGGGGAATTTGGGTTTTAATTTGACTGATTCGGTGTCGGGGCTTTTGTTTTTGAACAATGCGAAACCCGCCGCCTTGTTTTCGGAAAGGTCGGCGGCAGGCGCGTATGCGTGCGGAAAGAAAAATAAAGCCGGCAGGAGCAGGGCGGTCGGTTTGATCATCATGGTACGGGTGTCGGGTATCGGTGTGGCGGCTTTCGATTTTAACACTGTTCGGACGGGGCGGGACGCTTCAGACGGCATACTGCCGCCGGTATTTCGGAGGTTGCGGCCCGCCGGAAATGTATCTGCTTGTTTTAAGGTATTTTGTTTCCAATCCGCATATGGAAAACAGGCTGCGTTTCGGAATAGTGCCGGAAAATAAACGGGATTAAATAAATAAATTTATTTTCGTTCAATAAATTAAACCGTCGCGCCGAATGATAAAGCAAAGCCTGTCCGGCACTGCATAGGGCAAATCAACGCACCTTAAAACACAGCCGAAAAATAAAAAAACACAGAGAATGAGTTTTCTTTTAAAATACAACATTTTTTAACATATCACAACATAAGGAAGAATTATGGCGTTCGGCAAATCCTTATTTCATGCGATCGGCCGCGTCAGCCTGGTCAGGCAGATTGCCGCCGGTTTGGCGTTGGGCATCGTAATCGGTTCGGTTTCCCCGCAACTGGGCTTGGCGGCAGGCTTGTTCGGCAGCCTGTTTGTCGGCGCGCTCAAAGCGGTCGCGCCGGTTTTGGTATTTATCTTGGTGGCGGCCACAATCGCACAGCACCAAAAAGGCAACAAGGCGCATATCAGGCCGATTATCGTCCTTTACCTCATCGGCACATTTTCCGCAGCCCTGACCGCCGTCATCGCCGGTATGGTTTTCCCGACGCACATTGTTTTGGCGGGCGCGGGCGATGTGTCCGCCGCGCCGCCTTCCGGCATTGTGGAAGTGTTGAAATCGCTGCTGATGAACCTGGTCGCCAACCCGATTAACGCGATTGCCAATGCCAACTATATCGGCATTCTGGCTTGGGCTTTGGTTTTGGGCGCGGCGTTGCGGAATCACGGTTCGGACGTTACGCGGCAGGTCGTTGCCGATTTGGCGGAAGCGGTTTCCACCGTCGTGAAATGGATTATCCGTTTTGCCCCTTTGGGCATTTTCGGGCTGGTGTCGTCCACAATCGCGGAGACGGGTTTCGGCGCGCTGGCGGGGTACGCGAAGCTGCTTGCAGTGCTGTTGGGCTGTATGGCGTTTATCGCGCTGGCGGTCAATCCCGCCATCGTGTGGTGGAAAATCCGCAGTAATCCTTATCCGCTGGTGTTTACCTGTTTGCGCGAAAGCGGCGTGTATGCCTTCT includes:
- a CDS encoding autotransporter assembly complex protein TamA, whose amino-acid sequence is MMIKPTALLLPALFFFPHAYAPAADLSENKAAGFALFKNKSPDTESVKLKPKFPVRIDTQDSEIKDMVEEHLPLITQQQEEVLDKEQTGFLAEEAPDNVKTMLRSKGYFSSKVSLTEKDGAYTVHITPGPRTKIANVGVAILGDILSDGNLAEYYRNALENWQQPVGSDFDQDSWENSKTSVLGAVTRKAYPLAKLGNTRAAVNPDTATADLNVVVDSGRPIAFGDFEITGTQRYPEQIVSGLARFQPGTPYDLDLLLDFQQALEQNGHYSGASVQADFDRLQGDRVPVKVSVTEVKRHKLETGIRLDSEYGLGGKIAYDYYNLFNKGYIGSVVWDMDKYETTLAAGISQPRNYRGNYWTSNVSYNRSTTQNLEKRAFSGGVWYVRDRAGIDARLGAEFLAEGRKIPGSAVDLGNSHATMLTASWKRQLLNNMLHPENGHYLDGKIGTTLGAFLSSTALIRTSARAGYFFTPENKKLGTFIIRGQAGYTVARDNADVPSGLMFRSGGASSVRGYELDSIGLAGPNGSVLPERALLVGSLEYQLPFTRTLSGAVFHDMGDAAANFKRMKLKHGSGLGVRWFSPLAPFSFDIAYGHSDKKIRWHISLGTRF
- the sstT gene encoding serine/threonine transporter SstT, whose protein sequence is MAFGKSLFHAIGRVSLVRQIAAGLALGIVIGSVSPQLGLAAGLFGSLFVGALKAVAPVLVFILVAATIAQHQKGNKAHIRPIIVLYLIGTFSAALTAVIAGMVFPTHIVLAGAGDVSAAPPSGIVEVLKSLLMNLVANPINAIANANYIGILAWALVLGAALRNHGSDVTRQVVADLAEAVSTVVKWIIRFAPLGIFGLVSSTIAETGFGALAGYAKLLAVLLGCMAFIALAVNPAIVWWKIRSNPYPLVFTCLRESGVYAFFTRSSAANIPVNMALAKKLGLHEDTYSISIPLGATINMAGAAITITVLAMSAAYTQGIHVDFATALLLSLVATVSACGASGVAGGSLLLIPLACSLFGISNDVAMQVVAVGFIIGVIQDSAETALNSSTDVLFTAAADLGRQRNRAE